The Pseudomonas hefeiensis genomic sequence GCCGCAATCTTCGCCGGTTGGTGCTTGAGGGTGTTGAGGCCATGGAAGTCGCCGATGACCGCTTGTATCGGTGCCACCAGCAATGCCATCCACATCGCCATCGACAGCATGCGGCGAATGGCCGGGGTATCGCGGCCACGCAGCAAGTGCCAGGCCGCCGACGAGCCGACAAAGAACGCCGTAGCGACGAACGCCGCCGTCGACATGTGCAGCAGCCGATAAGGGAACGAGGGGTTGAACACCACCGCCAGCCAGTCGACAGGAATGACCCGGCCATCAATGATTTCGTAGCCCTGCGGGGTCTGCATCCAACTGTTGGAGGCCAGGATCCAGAACGTCGAGATCAGCGTACCGATCGCCACCATGACCGTGGAAAAGAAATGCAGGCCGCGCCCGACGCGGTTCCAACCGAACAGCATCACGCCGAGGAAACCCGCTTCGAGGAAGAACGCCGTGAGCACCTCGTAGGTCAGCAGCGGCCCGGTGACCGCGCCGGCGAAGTCAGAGAAACGACTCCAGTTGGTGCCGAACTGATAGGCCATGACCAATCCGGATACCACCCCCATGCCGAAGTTGACGGCAAATATCTTCGACCAGAAGTGGTACAGGTCGCGGTAGGTGTCGTCGCGAGTCTTGAGCCACAAGCCCTCGAGTACCGCCAGGTAACTCGCCAGGCCGATGGTGATGGCCGGGAACAGGATATGGAACGAGATGGTGAACGCGAACTGGATTCGGGCGAGATCGAGCGCCTCCAAACCGAACATAAGTCTTCCTCTGTCAGGTAAAACCGGCTGCGGGCGGGGCTTGCATCGCAACCTCCAGGGATATGGAGTGCGATGCTTTTCAAATCGTTCTTTTTTTAAACCGTCACAACGCAGGAACGTGGCCGGATGGCCCCAGCCCAAGGCCCCGGAGGGTATTGACCTGGATCAAGCAATGTTCAAAGAGTAGTCGCATTATGGCCGATGGACGGCGTGGTCTTTTGTCGCGTGACAGGTTGCCTCAGTGCTGCAATCCCGCTCTAAGCCAAGATTTCTTAAATCTTGAGGAGTGCACTGTTGTGGCGAGGGGATTTATCCCCGCTCGAGTGCGCAGCGCTCGCAAAAGCTTGGGGCCGCTTCGCACCCCAGCGGGGATAAATCCCCTCGCCACAAAAAAAGCGTGCTATGTGAAAAGTAGATGTTTGGCTAACTATTTTTTTCGCCACCGCAACCTCCAGTTACAACTCGGTGATAATCTCGATGCCCTCATCACCGGACCCGTCATAGATGCCCAGCCAAGCGCCAATGCTGCTCCGCCACCATCGTCCCTTCATCGCCTTCTGGCTGGCCCGTATTTTCACCGCCAGTGGTTTCCAGATGCTCACGGTGGCCATCGGCTGGAACCTCTATCAACTGACCGGCAACGTATTGGACCTGGGTCTTGTCGGGCTGGTGGAGTTCGCTCCGCGTGTGCTGTTCATGCTGCACACCGGGCATGTGGCCGACCGCTATGACCGCCGCAAGGTCGCGGCGATCTGCCAGTCGTTGCAGGCGATGATCGCCCTGGCGCTGGTCATCGGCAGCGCCACCGATAACGTCACGCGAGAGATGATCTTCATCCTCGCCTTCCTGTTGGGCGCCGCCCGCTCCTTTGAAATGCCGACCACCCAGGCGCTGCTACCGAGCATCGTGCCGGCCGCGCTGTTTCCCCGCGCCGTGGCCGCCGCGCAATCGGCCCAGCAGTCCGCTACCATCGTCGCCCCAGCGCTGGGCGGTCTGCTCTATGCCTTTGGCAGCGTCTGGGTCTACGGGCCGACCGTGTTGCTCTACGTCATCGCCTGCTGCCTGATGCTCAACCTGCCCGCTCGCCAGACGCCGCTGAACAAAGGCAAGGCAACGATGGATTCGTTGCTGGCCGGGATTCGCTTCATTCGCAGCCGCCCGGACATTCTCGGGGCGATTTCCCTGGACCTGTTCGCGGTACTGCTGGGCGGCGCGACGGCGCTCCTGCCGGTGTTTGCCAAAGATATTCTGCTTACTGGCCCCTGGGGCCTGGGGCTGCTGCGCTCGGCTCCAGCGGTGGGGGCCTTGCTGATGTCGCTATGGCTGGCGCGGTTTGCCGTGGAGCGCAAGGTCGGTCGGGTGATGTTCACCGCCGTGGGCGTGTTCGGCGTCGCCACCATTGCCTTCGGCCTCTCCACTTCGTTCTGGTTTTCCCTGGCGGTGCTGGTGGTGCTGGGCGCGGCGGACATGATCAGCATGGTGATCCGCGCCTCCTTCGTACAGTTGGAAACGCCGGACGAAATGCGCGGCCGGGTCAGCGCGGTGAACGGGCTGTTCATCGGTGCCTCGAACCAGTTGGGTGAATTCGAGTCCGGGCTGACCGCCCACTGGTTCGGCACCGTTCCGGCGGTGGTCATGGGCGGTGTCGGTACGCTGTTGGTCACCGGGGTCTGGATCAAACTGTTCCCAACCCTGGCCAACCGTGACCGGATGCACGAACCGGTTGAAGCAGCGAAAACCTAAAGCAATTTATCGAGTGTGATGGGAAAGTCCCGGACCCGTTTGCCGGTGGCGTGATAAATCGCATTGGCCACGGCCGCTGCCACGCCGACGATACCGATCTCACCGACGCCCTTGGAGCCGAGGGCATTGACGATTTCATCGCGCTCGTCGACAAAAATCACGTCAATGTCACCGATGTCGGCGTTTACCGGCACATGGTACTCCGCCAGGCTGTGGTTCATGTGCCGGCCCAAGGCATGATCAGTCAAGGTCTCTTCGTGCAGGGCCATGCCGACGCCCCAGACCACTCCACCGAGGATCTGGCTGCGCGCGGTTTTCGGGTTGATCACTCGCCCGGCAGCGATGGCGCTGACCACCCGATTGACCTTCACCGTGCCCAAGTCCTCATCCACCAGCACTTCGACAAACACCGCCGAATGCGTCGCCGTGGCGTAGGCTTGGCGCTTTTCGTCCGGCTCGGCAGTGACCTGAATCTGCAAGGGCGTCTCGCCGCTTTTTTGCGCCAACTCTGCCAACGAGACACAGGCCTCGCCCAATCGGAGCTGACCGTCGGCAAACGTCACTTGCTCAAGGGTCGCGCCACCAAAGGCCGGACAGGCCTGCCGCGCCACAGCCAGGAGTTTTTCCTTCAAGGCTGCACAGGCCTGCTGCACCGCAGTGCCCACCGACGAGACGGTGAACGAACCGCCCTGCAGCGGCGCAGTAGGCAGCGATGAGTCACCGAGAATAAAGGTGACGTTTTCCAGGGAAACGCCTGAAGCTTCGGCGGCGATCTGGGTCATGACCGTATAGGTGCCAGTGCCGATGTCAGTGGTGGCGCTGCTGACGGTCAATTTGCCGTTGGCATCCAGCGAGGCCTGGGCGCTGGCCTTCTGCTGCATGGCCTCCCACACGCCGCCCGCCATGCCCCAACCGACCAACTGCCGACCTTCACGCATGCTGCGCGGTTCCGGGTTGCGCTTGTTCCAGCCGAAACGGTCTGCGCCCTGGGCATAGCACTCTCGCAGCGCCTTGCTGGAGTACGGCTTGCCTTCGTTCTCGTTACGCTCGGCGTAATTGATCAACCGCAGTTGAACCGGATCGATCGCCAGGGCACAGGCCAGTTCATCCATGGCGCACTCCAGGCCGATCAGCCCCAGGGCGGCGCCGGGGGCGCGCATGTCCAGTGGCGTATAGACGTCCAAGGGCACCAGTTTGTAGGTCAACTCCACGTTGTCGCAGTGATAGAGCATGCCGCTCCACTCCACCACATGCTCAGTGAAGTCTTCGAAGCGAGAGGTCTGGCCGATAGCAGTATGCGCCACCGCCAACAGTCGCCCGTTGGCCGCGGCCCCCAGTTGCACACGCTGAAAGGTCCGTGGCCGGTAGCCAAACGTAAACATTTGCTGACGCGTCAGACTGACCCGCACCGAGCGTTTGAGCGCCAGCGCTGCCATCACCGCCAGGGGCAGTTGGTACTGTGGCCGCAGCCCGGAACCGAAGGCGCCGCCCACATAGGCGGCAAACACTCGCACCTGGTCTTTCTCAAGCCCGAAGACCTTTTGCACATAGGCCTGGCAGTTTTGCGTGCCTTGGGTCTTGTCGTGAATATGCA encodes the following:
- a CDS encoding MFS transporter, giving the protein MPSQAPMLLRHHRPFIAFWLARIFTASGFQMLTVAIGWNLYQLTGNVLDLGLVGLVEFAPRVLFMLHTGHVADRYDRRKVAAICQSLQAMIALALVIGSATDNVTREMIFILAFLLGAARSFEMPTTQALLPSIVPAALFPRAVAAAQSAQQSATIVAPALGGLLYAFGSVWVYGPTVLLYVIACCLMLNLPARQTPLNKGKATMDSLLAGIRFIRSRPDILGAISLDLFAVLLGGATALLPVFAKDILLTGPWGLGLLRSAPAVGALLMSLWLARFAVERKVGRVMFTAVGVFGVATIAFGLSTSFWFSLAVLVVLGAADMISMVIRASFVQLETPDEMRGRVSAVNGLFIGASNQLGEFESGLTAHWFGTVPAVVMGGVGTLLVTGVWIKLFPTLANRDRMHEPVEAAKT
- a CDS encoding xanthine dehydrogenase family protein molybdopterin-binding subunit; this encodes MNASSKSIGQPLDRVDGLLKVTGQARYAAEYPEDGLLHGSVVSGAIARGRVLNIDASRALALPGVVAVIDHTNRPRIASYDEPYQDADAADGSPFRPLFNDQILYSGQPLALVVAQNLELARYAGSLIEIEYQAQDHQTDLAILQNEAHPAPAELPKPRGNFQGEYASSALSVDVSYSTPVEHHNPMEPHASTVLYQPDGSLHIHDKTQGTQNCQAYVQKVFGLEKDQVRVFAAYVGGAFGSGLRPQYQLPLAVMAALALKRSVRVSLTRQQMFTFGYRPRTFQRVQLGAAANGRLLAVAHTAIGQTSRFEDFTEHVVEWSGMLYHCDNVELTYKLVPLDVYTPLDMRAPGAALGLIGLECAMDELACALAIDPVQLRLINYAERNENEGKPYSSKALRECYAQGADRFGWNKRNPEPRSMREGRQLVGWGMAGGVWEAMQQKASAQASLDANGKLTVSSATTDIGTGTYTVMTQIAAEASGVSLENVTFILGDSSLPTAPLQGGSFTVSSVGTAVQQACAALKEKLLAVARQACPAFGGATLEQVTFADGQLRLGEACVSLAELAQKSGETPLQIQVTAEPDEKRQAYATATHSAVFVEVLVDEDLGTVKVNRVVSAIAAGRVINPKTARSQILGGVVWGVGMALHEETLTDHALGRHMNHSLAEYHVPVNADIGDIDVIFVDERDEIVNALGSKGVGEIGIVGVAAAVANAIYHATGKRVRDFPITLDKLL